In Aythya fuligula isolate bAytFul2 chromosome 14, bAytFul2.pri, whole genome shotgun sequence, the following proteins share a genomic window:
- the P4HA2 gene encoding prolyl 4-hydroxylase subunit alpha-2 isoform X3: MKPCLQLVFLVFLICHTEAEFFTSIGQMTDLIYAEKDLVQSLKEYIRAEEAKLSQIKSWAEKMDVLTSKSTSDPEGYLAHPVNAYKLVKRLNTDWLELENLVLQDTTNGFIANLTIQRQFFPTEEDETGAAKALMRLQDTYKLDPETLSRGNLPGTKYKSSLTVSDCFGMGKTAYNDGDYYHTVLWMEQALKQHDEGEDTTVSKVEILDYLSYAVFQFGDLHRAMELTRRLISLDSTHERAGSNLRYFEKLVEKEREEKSRENSLNKTTAATEPVVQSGAYERPLDYLPERDIYEALCRGEGVKMTPRRQKRLFCRYHNGNRNPHLLIAPFKEEDEWDSPHIVRYYDVMSDEEIEKIKQLAKPRLARATVRDPKTGVLTVASYRVSKSSWLEEDDDPVVGKVNQRMQQITGLTVKTAELLQVANYGMGGQYEPHFDFSRKDEPDAFKRLGTGNRVATFLNYVPSRRTPEW, from the exons ATGAAGCCCTGTTTGCAGTTGGTGTTCCTTGTCTTCTTGATCTGCCACACAGAAGCAGAGTTCTTCACTTCAATAG GTCAAATGACAGATCTCATTtatgcagagaaagacttggtGCAGTCTTTAAAAGAATACATCCGAGCAGAAGAGGCCAAGCTGTCTCAGATTAAAAG CTGGGCTGAAAAAATGGATGTACTGACTAGCAAATCAACCTCTGATCCAGAAGGGTATCTGGCACACCCTGTAAATGCGTACAAGTTGGTGAAGCGTTTAAATACGGATTGGCTGGAATTAGAGAACCTGGTTCTTCAGGATACAACGAACG GCTTTATTGCAAATCTCACAATTCAACGTCAGTTTTTTCCAACTGAAGAAGATGAGACTGGAGCTGCAAAGGCTCTGATGCGCCTGCAGGACACGTACAAGCTGGATCCTGAAACGCTGTCTCGAGGAAACTTACCAG gaacaaaatataaatcatCTTTGACAGTGAGTGACTGCTTTGGTATGGGCAAGACTGCTTACAACGATGGAGACTACTATCACACGGTGCTCTGGATGGAACAAGCCTTAAAACAGCACGATGAGGGGGAGGACACTACCGTCAGTAAAGTGGAGATCCTAGATTATCTCAGCTATGCTGTTTTCCAGTTTGGGGACTTACACAGAGCCATGGAGCTCACAAGACGCCTGATATCCCTTG ACAGCACTCATGAGAGAGCAGGCAGTAATCTGCGGTATTTTGAGAAGCTggtggagaaggagagagaagagaagtcAAGAGAGAACTCATTAAACAAGACAACGGCAGCAACAGAACCAGTGGTGCAAAGTGGTGCATACGAGAGGCCTCTTGACTACTTGCCAGAGCGTGATATCTATGAGGCCCTTTGCCGAGGGGAAGGGGTGAAAATG ACTCCTCGAAGACAGAAAAGGCTCTTCTGTAGGTAccacaatggaaacagaaaccCTCACCTGCTCATAGCTCCCTTTAAGGAAGAAGATGAATGGGATAGCCCTCATATTGTACGATATTATGATGTCATGTCTGATGAAGAAATTGAGAAAATTAAACAGCTGGCTAAGCCAAGG cTGGCACGAGCCACAGTACGTGATCCCAAAACCGGTGTCCTTACAGTGGCTAGCTACAGGGTATCAAAAAG CTCATGGCTGGAGGAAGATGATGATCCTGTTGTGGGTAAGGTGAACCAACGAATGCAGCAGATCACAGGGTTAACAGTGAAAACAGCTGAACTGTTGCAG GTTGCTAATTATGGAATGGGAGGGCAGTATGAACCACACTTCGATTTTTCTAGG
- the P4HA2 gene encoding prolyl 4-hydroxylase subunit alpha-2 isoform X4 yields MKPCLQLVFLVFLICHTEAEFFTSIGQMTDLIYAEKDLVQSLKEYIRAEEAKLSQIKSWAEKMDVLTSKSTSDPEGYLAHPVNAYKLVKRLNTDWLELENLVLQDTTNGFIANLTIQRQFFPTEEDETGAAKALMRLQDTYKLDPETLSRGNLPGTKYKSSLTVSDCFGMGKTAYNDGDYYHTVLWMEQALKQHDEGEDTTVSKVEILDYLSYAVFQFGDLHRAMELTRRLISLDSTHERAGSNLRYFEKLVEKEREEKSRENSLNKTTAATEPVVQSGAYERPLDYLPERDIYEALCRGEGVKMTPRRQKRLFCRYHNGNRNPHLLIAPFKEEDEWDSPHIVRYYDVMSDEEIEKIKQLAKPRLARATVRDPKTGVLTVASYRVSKSSWLEEDDDPVVGKVNQRMQQITGLTVKTAELLQVANYGMGGQYEPHFDFSRKDEPDAFKRLGTGNRVATFLNYVPSRRTPE; encoded by the exons ATGAAGCCCTGTTTGCAGTTGGTGTTCCTTGTCTTCTTGATCTGCCACACAGAAGCAGAGTTCTTCACTTCAATAG GTCAAATGACAGATCTCATTtatgcagagaaagacttggtGCAGTCTTTAAAAGAATACATCCGAGCAGAAGAGGCCAAGCTGTCTCAGATTAAAAG CTGGGCTGAAAAAATGGATGTACTGACTAGCAAATCAACCTCTGATCCAGAAGGGTATCTGGCACACCCTGTAAATGCGTACAAGTTGGTGAAGCGTTTAAATACGGATTGGCTGGAATTAGAGAACCTGGTTCTTCAGGATACAACGAACG GCTTTATTGCAAATCTCACAATTCAACGTCAGTTTTTTCCAACTGAAGAAGATGAGACTGGAGCTGCAAAGGCTCTGATGCGCCTGCAGGACACGTACAAGCTGGATCCTGAAACGCTGTCTCGAGGAAACTTACCAG gaacaaaatataaatcatCTTTGACAGTGAGTGACTGCTTTGGTATGGGCAAGACTGCTTACAACGATGGAGACTACTATCACACGGTGCTCTGGATGGAACAAGCCTTAAAACAGCACGATGAGGGGGAGGACACTACCGTCAGTAAAGTGGAGATCCTAGATTATCTCAGCTATGCTGTTTTCCAGTTTGGGGACTTACACAGAGCCATGGAGCTCACAAGACGCCTGATATCCCTTG ACAGCACTCATGAGAGAGCAGGCAGTAATCTGCGGTATTTTGAGAAGCTggtggagaaggagagagaagagaagtcAAGAGAGAACTCATTAAACAAGACAACGGCAGCAACAGAACCAGTGGTGCAAAGTGGTGCATACGAGAGGCCTCTTGACTACTTGCCAGAGCGTGATATCTATGAGGCCCTTTGCCGAGGGGAAGGGGTGAAAATG ACTCCTCGAAGACAGAAAAGGCTCTTCTGTAGGTAccacaatggaaacagaaaccCTCACCTGCTCATAGCTCCCTTTAAGGAAGAAGATGAATGGGATAGCCCTCATATTGTACGATATTATGATGTCATGTCTGATGAAGAAATTGAGAAAATTAAACAGCTGGCTAAGCCAAGG cTGGCACGAGCCACAGTACGTGATCCCAAAACCGGTGTCCTTACAGTGGCTAGCTACAGGGTATCAAAAAG CTCATGGCTGGAGGAAGATGATGATCCTGTTGTGGGTAAGGTGAACCAACGAATGCAGCAGATCACAGGGTTAACAGTGAAAACAGCTGAACTGTTGCAG GTTGCTAATTATGGAATGGGAGGGCAGTATGAACCACACTTCGATTTTTCTAGG